Within Sinorhizobium sp. RAC02, the genomic segment ATGATGCCCACCCGACCACCCGAGTTTCCAGGGAACGCTTCATGACACGCATCGATATCGGCAGGCTGGCTCTTGTGCTCTGCCTTTCCGCGGCGGTTCTCACTGCCTGCGGCCGCAAGGGCGATCTCGACCTGCCGGGCGGCGCAAAACCGGTCGTGAAGACCATCGACGGCAAGAAGGTCGAGCAGGTCGAAGACAAGCCCTTCATTCTCGACCCTCTTCTCTGACGGAAAACAACTCGTGAACCATTTCGAGCATCGCGACGGCATCCTCTACGCAGAGGACGTGCCTGTTCCGGACATCGCCAAGGCGGTCGGCACACCGTTCTACGTCTATTCGACAGCCACGCTGGAACGCCACTACAAGGTCTTCTCCAAGGCCTTCGATGGTGTCGACGCCATGGTGTGCTATGCCATGAAGGCGAATTCCAATCAGGCGGTGCTGAAGACGCTCGCCCGGCTTGGCGCCGGCATCGATGTGGTCTCGGAAGGCGAGCTGCGCCGCGCCCTTGCCGCCGGCGTTCCGGCGTCCCGCATCATGTTCTCCGGCGTCGGTAAGACGCCGCGCGAGATGGATCTCGGGCTTGAGGCCGGCATCTACTGTTTCAACGTCGAATCCGAGCCGGAACTGGAAGTGCTGAATGCCCGCGCCGTGAAGGCCGGCAAGGTCGCGCATGTCTCCTTCCGCATCAACCCGGATGTCGACGCACGCACCCATGCCAAGATCTCGACCGGCAAGAAGGAAAACAAGTTCGGCATTTCGTGGGAGCGCGCACGCACCGTCTATGCCCGCGCCGCGACCCTGCCCGGCATCCAGGTGACCGGCATCGACATGCATATCGGCAGCCAGATCACCGAGCTGCAGCCCTTTGAAGATGCCTTCAAGCTGTTGCGCGAACTCGTCGATACGCTGCGCGCCGACGGCCATACGATCGATCATGTGGATGTTGGCGGTGGCCTCGGCATTCCCTACAAGACGGACAATGCGCCGCCGCCGCTGCCGGATGCCTATGCCGAGATCGTCAAGAACCAGCTCAAGGGCCTCAACTGCAAGATCGTCACCGAGCCCGGTCGCCTGATCGTCGGCAATGCCGGCATCCTCGTCACCGAGGTGATCTATGTGAAGGACGGCGGCGAGAAGACCTTTGTGATCGTCGATGCGGCGATGAACGATCTCATCCGCCCGACGCTTTACGAGGCCTGGCACGAAGTCCAGCCGGTCGTCATCTCTGCGGCAAACGCCCCGCGCATCCGGGCGGATGTCGTCGGCCCCGTCTGCGAGACCGGTGACTACCTGGCGCAGGACCGCGAAATGGCGCAGCCGAAGCCGGGTGATCTCATCGCCGTCGGTTCGGCGGGTGCTTACGGCGCGGTGCAGGCCGGCACCTATAACAGCCGCCTGCTGATCCCCGAAGTTCTGGTCAACGGCGCGGACTTCCACGTCATCCGGCCACGACCGTCCTATGACGAGCTGATCGGGCTCGACTCGCTGCCAAGCTGGCTCTCCTGAGCCCCGCAAAAGCGTGGATGCCGTTCGCGCGTGCGATCACGATTTTGCGCGTGCCCTCGTCTTCGCCACAAAGCATGTTATCTTTTAGCTTCGATACCCTGCATCGGAGAGCGGTACCTGATGGCGATTGACACGGAAAGGCAACGCGAGGCGACGGCGGCCGGCAATCCGGTGGCCCGCAAACTCGCAGCCAAGCGCCTTGTCGCCCAGGTCATCCTCTATCTGGAGGCGCTTGCGCCGCGTGTGCTGCCGATCGTGCTGCTGGTTGCCGGGTTCCTGGCACTGACCTGGTTCGGCTATTTCCGCCATGTGCCGTTCTGGCTGCATGTTGCGACGCTTGCCGGCTTCGCGCTCGGCCTTGTCGGGTTGCTTTCCCGCTTGCGTGGCATCGACTGGCCCTCCATCGACAATGCCTATCGCATGCTGGAGGCGCGCAATGCGCTGGCGCACCAGGCTATCCGTGTGCAGGACGACAGGCCGGCGGGCGGCGATGCCTTTGCCGACGCGCTGTGGCGCGAGCACCAGGCCCGCATGGCGCGTTTGATCGGCACGCTGCGCACCGGTGGGCCGGAGCCGGATATCGCCCGCCATGACCGTCATGCGCTGCGCGCCATACCGGTGCTTCTCGTCGTCGTTGCCTTTGCCTTCTCCTATTCCAACCGTGGCGGCCTGCTGACCGACGTCGTGTCGTTCCGCGCGCCGGCCGAAACGGCGCCGGACGTGCGTATCGATGCCTGGGTCACGCCGCCGGCGCACACATCGCGCGCACCCGTCTTCCTCACGGGAACGGGACAGGCGCAATCGAGCGAGGCCGCGAAGGGCGATATCCGCATTCCGCAGTTCAGCGAACTGACCGTGCGCGTCACCGGCGGCAGCGGCGACGAGCCGGTGAGCTATCAGGTTGCGGGCGAGACTGCCGCCATCGCCATTCGTCCCGAGGAGGAAAAACCGAAGGACGAGAAGGTCGAGGCTGCGAAGACGGAGGCGGTGGCCAAGGTGCCGGTCGCGGCCGTCAACGGCGCCAGGACCATGCACTACAAGATCCTGAAGGACGGTACGCTTTCGGTCGATGGCCGGACCTGGGCCTTCTCCGTCATTCCGGACCGCGTTCCTGAAATCGCCTTCGACGGTATCCCGAAGAAGACCGTGGCTTCCGCGCTGGAGATCAGCTTCATCGCCAAGGACGATTACGGGCTCCAGGAGGCTCGTGCCGAAATCGTGCCGGTCGAGGAGCAGAAGGACGCGCGTCCGCTTTATCCGCTGCCGGAGTACCGGCTGGACCTGCCGCGCCGCAGCGCGCACGATGCCAAGGGCACGACGAGCCGCAACCTCTCCGAACACCCGCTCTCCGGCAAGCGTGTGAAGATCACGCTCGTCGCCAAGGATGCGGCAGGGCAGGAGGGGCGTAGCCAGCCAGTGGAGATGGTGCTGCCGGCGAAGAATTTCTTCGAGCCGCTCGCGTCTGCCGTCGCCGAGCAACGGCAGGTCTTTGCGCTGGATGCCAACAAACTGCCTTACGCGATCGCGCTCAACGAGGCGCTGACGATCCGGCCGGAAGAGACGATCCCGAATCTCACGCATTACCTGCTGCTGCAATCGGCCGCCGCGCGCATGAAGCTCGCCCGCACCGACGACCAGATGCGCGAGACCGCCGACTATCTCTGGGAAATCGCGCTCGGCATCGAGGACGGCAACCTGTCGCTCGCCGATCGCCGCCTGCGCGAGGCGCAGAAGGCGCTCTCCGAGGCGCTGGAGCGCAATGCCTCCGACGCGGAGATCGCCGAACTGATGAAGGAACTGCGCGAGGCGATGCAGGCGTATATGCAGGAACTCGCCCGCCAGGCGGCCAAGAACGGCCAGATGCAGCAGAATGCGCAGCAGCAGGGCCAAATCCTGCGTCAGCAGGATTTGCAGCGCATGATGGACCAGATCGAGAATCTGGCGCGCTCCGGCGCGCGTGATCAGGCCCAGCAGATGCTCTCCGAACTCCAGCGCATGATGAACAACCTGCAGGCCGGCCGCCCGCAGCAGGGGCAGCAGGGCCAGCAGAACGACGCCATGCGCCAGCAGATGGATAAGCTCGGCGAGCTGATGCAGAAGCAGCAGCAGCTGATGGAGCAGACCTTCCAGTTCGACCAGGCGCTGCGCGACCGCCAGCAGCGTGGCGATCCGATGCCGGGCGAGGATGGCGAACAACAGCAGCAACAGCAAGGCGACAACGGCGCCGGCCAGCAGCCGACCGACCAGATGACCGCCGAACAGCTGCGCGACGCCTTGAAGAAGCTTCAGGAGCAGCAGGATGCGCTCGGCAAGCAGCTCGGTGAGGTGCAGGACGCGCTGAAGGGCATGGGGCTGGAACCCGGCGAAGGCTTTGGCCAGGCCGGCCGCGAGATGAAGGGCGCCTCGGAAGCGCTTGGGCAAGGCCAGGGCGAATCAGCCGTCGGCAGCCAGGGTCGGGCGCTGGAAGCGCTGCGCCAGGGTGCGCAGAACATGATGAGCCAGATGCAGGCCATGGGGCAGGGCCAGGGGCCGGGTGAGGGCATGCCGCAGGCCGGCCGCAACGGTCGCGACCCGCTCGGCCGTGAGCGCCCGGTCAATGGGCAGGGCCCCGATTTCGGCGGACCGACGAAAATCCCGGAAGAGATCGATATCCAGCGGGCGCGGGAAATCCTCGAAGAAATCCGCCGCCGGCTTGGCACCGGCTCTTCGCCGAGCTTCGAGCGGGATTATCTGGAGCGCCTGCTCGGCATCCGGTGACACAATTCCATGAAAACCGGACGCGATCCGCGTCCGGATTGGTTTCCAGCAGCGATCAGGCGGCGAGCGCCTGTGCTACGGCGCGGCGGATGTCCGGCAGGCTGAAGGGCTTGCTCACCACGTCGACGATCTTGCTCGCAAGGTCGTCCGCGCGCTCGCGCTGCTCGGCATAACCGGTCATCAGCAGGATCTTCAGCGCCGGGTGGGCAGCGGATGCCTTGTGGGCAAGCTCGATGCCGTCCATCACGGGCATGCGGATATCGGAAAGCAGCAGGTCGAAGCCGCCCTCTGTCAGGGCGTCCAGTCCGGCCGCACCATCCGGCGCCTCGACGGTTTCGTGGCCGTCCAGCCGCAGGGCACGCGCCACGAAGATTCGAAGGGAATCTTCGTCTTCAGTGATCAGGATCTTCGCCATCATTTTCCCTTTCGGACCGTCCATCCGGCCTCGTCTATTGACGAAAAGACCAGACTTTCCTTGTCGATCGGTAAACGGCGCGTGGAGGAATCTGCGGTGGACTTTTGCGCGACGCAATTCCGGACGCAAAACTGCTCAGCACTTTTGCTGGAATTGCTCAGTCCGCGTCGCCCGTCACGATGCCGACGAAGGGTAGTTCGCGGAAGGCATAGGCCACGTCCATGCCGTAGCCGACGACGAAATAATCCGGGCATTCGAAGCCGACATAATCGGCCTCCAGATCGGTCTTGCGCTTCTCGCGCTTGTCGAGCAGCACGGCGATGGTGACGTTGCGCGCGCCACGCTCATACATCAGTTCCTTGGCAAAGGTGAGCGTGCGGCCGGATTCGAGAATATCGTCGATCAGCAGGATATCGCGACCATGCACGTCGCTATCGATGTCCTTGATGACCTTCACGCCCTGCGACACGGTGCCCGTGCCATAGCTCGACAGCGTGATGAATTCGACTTCCGGTGCGAGGCCTACGGCATGCAGTGCACGCGTCAGGTCGGCGGCGAAGATGAACGATCCCTTGAGGACGGCGATGACGAGGAGGTCCTTCGTCGGGCCGCTTGCGATCTGGGCTGCCAACTCTTCATTGCGCTTGGCGATCTGCCCGGCATCATAGAGCGTTTCGATCTTCTTTCCGCGAACAATATGCATTGTGAGGCGGCTCCTTGGTAACATCAAGGCAATTCCAGCAAAGCGCGAAACGGTTTTGCGCCGGGAATTGCGGAGAAACAAAGCAGCCGATTAGCACAGTCAGTTGGCCGGTGCACCCTCGCCGGCCAGGGAAACCGAGACTTTCGGCACTTTTCCGCCGCCATGCGGAATGCGCAGTGCGAAGTGTTCGCTGCCACCGGCCGCAATTGATTCTCTATCGAGGGCGACGCGCCGAGACGTGCCGGCCGTGTCGAAGGCGATGTCCAGCGGCGGGATGGACTGCGTGCCGCTGCTGACATTGTCGATCCGGCCATAAACGGAAAGCACCTTCATGCCGTTCTGGTCCTCCACTGTCGCCACAACGTCGGTGACACGAAGGGGCGTCGTTGGCTCGGCTGTTGGCAGGGCTGCCTTCAGCGCGGAGAGGCCGCCGGCATAGGCGAAGACAAAGATGACGCTTGCCGTGACGAGGCCGGCGAAGGCGCGGCCGGAGAGAAGCTGCAAGCCGGCCTCGCAGAGCCGCGCGCTTGCCGCTGCGGTGCGAACGAAGAGATGTTTTGACGCGGCGCGGGACGGTGTCGGACGAACCGTGCGATGATTGTCGTTGGAGGTTCGCGCGCTGCCGCTACGGATGACGACGAAATCGGCATCGACCACTTCCAGGCGGGCGACGGGACGTTGGCCGTGCTTCTGGGCGGGTGCCTTGGGTTCCGGCGGCAGGAGGTCAATGCGGCCCTGTGCCGGTTTTTTCGCTCTGAAGGCGTTCATCGTGAACTCCTCGCTTGGCCGGTTTCCGCGCAAAATCATCCGCGAAAAGTCGGGCATTGAATGAAATCCTTACGAAACGTAAACCATACTGGTTAATGCTTCGGAAACCCGACCGTGAAAGAGCCGCTTTCCTATGCGACCTCCGCTAAGGTGCCGCTGACGCGGGCAAGGATGACCGTTTTTAGAACCGGATTGGCCATTGATTCATTTCGAGAATGTCGGACTGCGCTACGGAATGGGGCCGGAGATTCTCCGCGACCTGACTTTCGATATTCCGCACCGCTCCTTCCAGTTCCTGACGGGACCATCCGGTGCCGGCAAGACGACGCTGCTGCGCCTGCTGTTCCTGTCGTTGCAGCCGACGCGCGGCATCATCCGCACCTTCGACCGGGAAATCTCGACCATCCCGCGCGACGAGCTGCCGATGCTGCGCCGGCGCATCGGAATCGTCTTCCAGGATTTTCGCCTGCTCGACCACCTGACCACCTATGAGAACGTCGCGCTGCCGCTCCGGGTGCGCGGCAAGGACGAATCGAGCTATCGCGCCGATGTGCTCGAGCTTCTGAAATGGGTCGGCCTCGGCGAGCGAATCAACGTGCTGCCGGCGGTGCTGTCCGGCGGGGAAAAGCAGCGTGCGGCAATCGCGCGTGCCCTCATCGACCGGCCGGAACTGCTGCTCGCCGACGAGCCGACCGGCAATGTCGATCCGCCGATGGCGCGTCGCCTGCTCAGCCTCTTCCTGGAACTGAACCGGCTCGGCACGGCCGTCGTGATCGCCACGCATGATCTGTCACTGATGGATCAAGTGGACCAGGCGCGGCGCATGATCCTCTCGCAGGGACGGCTCGACATCTATGACTGATACCCCCCGCGAAACCGCCGAGGATGCGCAGCCGGCCCGCCGGCTGGAAATGCGCGTGCGCCCGACGGCCCCCATCGTGCCGCCTTCGAATGTCTCCGGCAATGCGCTGATGCTGGTCATCGCCATCATGGCCTTCCTCGCCTGCCTTACCTTCGGCGCGGTCAACATGGTGCGCGCGACGGCATCGAGCTGGCAGAGCCAGATTTCCCGCGAGATCACCATCCAGATCAAGCCGGACGATGCGCTCGACATGGAGCAGGCGCTGAAGGATGCACGCGATCTGGCGCTCACCTTCTCCGGTACCCGTGACGGCACCATCGTCGACAAGGCGGCGACTGCCCGCCTGTTGGAGCCGTGGCTCGGCGAGGGGCTGAACCTCGACGAACTGCCGGTGCCGCGCCTCGTCATCGTCACCATCGACGAGCAGAGCCCGCCGGATTTCGCGGCCATGCGCACGGCGCTGGCGCAAAAGATCCCAACGGCCTTCCTCGATGACCACCGCACCTGGGTGGACCGCCTCGTCGCCATGGCACGCACCACCGCCTTCATCGGCACGGGCGTGCTGGTGCTCGTCTTCTCCGCCATGGTGCTGACGGTGGTCTTTGCGACGCGCGGTGCGCTGTCCGGCAACCGGCACATTGTCGAGGTGCTGCATTTCGTCGGCGCCGAGGCAAGTTTCGTCGCTTCCGAATTCCAGAAGCATTTTTTGAAGATCAGCCTCAAGGGCTCGTTTGCCGGCGGTTTTCTGGCGGCGCTGTTTTTCGCGATTGCCGGTTTCTGGCAGGGACGTTCGATCGCAACCCCGCAGAGCGACCAGGCGACGGCGCTCTTCGGCACGTTTTCCATGGGGCTCACCGGCTATCTCGGCATTGCCGGGACGATCGTCGTCATTGCCCTGCTGACGACGCTGACGGCCCGCTTCACGGTGATGCGGACCATCCACGAAATCGACCTCATCCGCTCCGACCCGTCACGAACGGACCAGCTGCCGGACACATGACGCGGGAAAAATGATGCAAGACGGGCGGACCATCGCCGCGAAACGGACTAGCCGTTGCCGCAATCGGATTCTATGGACGGAATCATGAACGCGCTGGAACGGGCAAAACCGGATCTGCCTCAGGGCGTCCGGCCGGAAGGAGAGGGGCGGCGCCGACGCAAAGGCCCCGTCCGGCTCGCCGTGCGCGTCGTTCTGGCCCTCATCCTGATTGCGGCCATAGCAGGGGCCGGCGGTTTCCTCTATTTCGCCGAAACCGTGGCCTCGATGGAGGCGCCGCAGGATCCGAAGGCCGATGCGATCGTCGTTCTGACCGGCGGCTACCAGCGCATCGACAGCGCGATCGGCCTGCTCAAGCAGGGTGCCGGCCAGCGGCTGCTGATTTCCGGCGTGAACCCCACGACGAGCGGCACGCAGATCCGCAAGCTCACGCAGAGTTCGTCGGCGCTCTTCGAATGCTGCGTCGACATGGGCTATGAGGCGGTGGATACGATCGGCAATGCCAACGAAACGGCGCGCTGGATCAGCGATCACCAATTCCGCCGGGTGCTCGTCGTCACCAACAATTACCACATGCCACGTAGTCTGCTGGAACTGCGGGTCAGCGACCCGCAGACGGAATTCATCGCCTATCCGGTCGTCAATTCGGACCTCAGGAACGGCAACTGGCTGCGCCAGCCCGGCGTGATGAAGGCGATGCTGTCGGAATATCTCAAGTACAGCCTGGCGCGTATCCGGGCGGTGATCGGTGCGCGAAGCTGGTCGGGTCTTCGTGGTGATATGTCGGGCCTGTCCGGCAGCTGAGATCGCTGCGACGGGAGTTTCCCCGCCCCGGATTATCGTGTAGGTCGAGAGCACGTGTTCCGCTCACAGGCTGCCCGATGATCGTTTTCCGTTCCGTGCTTTTCAATGCCGTCTTCTACCTGAACCTCATCGGACAGATGATCATCATGACGCCGGCCTATTTCCTGCTGCCGCGCAAGAAGGCCTATGGCGTCGCGAAGAACTGGGCGAAGAGCAACCACTGGCTCTTCGACAAGATCGTCGGGACAACCTTCGACGTCGAGGGCCTGGAGAATGTCCCGCAAGGCAGCTACATCGTCGCGCCGAAACACCAGTCTTTCTGGGACGCCTATGCATTGCTGCCGTGGTTCGACGACCCGCTCTATATTCTGAAGCGCGAACTGACCTGGATCCCGCTGTTCGGCTGGTATCTGAAGAAGCAGCGCATGGTGCCGGTCAACCGCAACGCGCGCGGCAAGGTGATGGCGGCTGTCATGGAGCAAACCAAGGTGGAGATGAAGGCTGGCCGCCAGCTCATCATCTATCCGGAAGGCACCCGCCGTCCGCCGGGCGCGCCGCCGGAATACAAATACGGCATCGCCCGCCTTTACCGCGATCTGCAAGTCCCGGTCGTGCCCGTCGTCATGCATCCGGGGCTGTTCTGGCCCCGGCGCAAGTTCATTCGCTATCCCGGCCATTTCAAGGTGCGTATCCTGCCGCCGATCGAACCCGGCATGGATCCGGATGCCTTCCTCGCCCATCTCATTGAGGTGATGGAAACGGCAAGCGACCAGCTGTTGATCGAAACCGTCGCGGGGAATCCGAAGCTGCCTCTGCCGCCGACCGCCGTGCAGCGGCTGGCGGAGCTGAAGGCGCATGCCGCCTGATCAGGCCGGCGAAGCGATGTAGAGGTTTTCCGCGGCGCGACCGACATCTTCCAGCCAATGGTCGCGGATGCCCATCTCGCGCAGGTGGATGAGCGTGTTGCGCACATAATCCATGTTGTGACCGGATTTCCCGATCGAGGCGCTGACGGTGCGCGCCGCTTCCTCGATCGTCAGCGAGCCGGCAAATTGCTGGTGCGCACGGTCGCAGATATAGACGAGCGTCGTGATGCGGCGTCCGTCGCCGAGCGTCGCGGAAAGCGTGCGCTCCTTGTAGACATGGGTCACCAGTTCCCGCTCGCGCAGGTAGTCGACCACGGCTTCATACTTTTCCGGCGCGATGCGGAAGGCGACGCCGCGGCAGGAACCGCCGCGGTCCAGCCCGAGCACAAGGCCCGGCCTCTCCTCCGTGCCGCGATGCACCCAGGAACGCACGCAGAGTGAGCGGCGGAAGCCGAAGAGGTGTGCCGGCTGCCGTTCCTCGAACTCGAAGCCCGGATTCCACATCAGCGATCCGTAGCCAAAAACCCAGAATTCGTTCATATCCACCGTCACTTGGACCATTTCCAGAGCACTTCCGCGTTTCTCCGAACCGAGAAAGCGCTCTATCCCTTGTTTGTCGTAGCCGCGAACGCAAAACCGCTTCGCACTTTTGCTGCACATACTCTAAAAGCCGCCGCAATTGCCGGCTTTGACGCCGTATCGGCAAATTCTGTCCGTCACCATTGGAGAACAACATGGCATCGTCAAGCCACGCCGAGACATCGGGCGTCACGCGCAAACTCGTCCGGCTCGCCATTGCCGTCGTTCT encodes:
- a CDS encoding lipoprotein, with the protein product MTRIDIGRLALVLCLSAAVLTACGRKGDLDLPGGAKPVVKTIDGKKVEQVEDKPFILDPLL
- the lysA gene encoding diaminopimelate decarboxylase, with amino-acid sequence MNHFEHRDGILYAEDVPVPDIAKAVGTPFYVYSTATLERHYKVFSKAFDGVDAMVCYAMKANSNQAVLKTLARLGAGIDVVSEGELRRALAAGVPASRIMFSGVGKTPREMDLGLEAGIYCFNVESEPELEVLNARAVKAGKVAHVSFRINPDVDARTHAKISTGKKENKFGISWERARTVYARAATLPGIQVTGIDMHIGSQITELQPFEDAFKLLRELVDTLRADGHTIDHVDVGGGLGIPYKTDNAPPPLPDAYAEIVKNQLKGLNCKIVTEPGRLIVGNAGILVTEVIYVKDGGEKTFVIVDAAMNDLIRPTLYEAWHEVQPVVISAANAPRIRADVVGPVCETGDYLAQDREMAQPKPGDLIAVGSAGAYGAVQAGTYNSRLLIPEVLVNGADFHVIRPRPSYDELIGLDSLPSWLS
- a CDS encoding TIGR02302 family protein, producing the protein MAIDTERQREATAAGNPVARKLAAKRLVAQVILYLEALAPRVLPIVLLVAGFLALTWFGYFRHVPFWLHVATLAGFALGLVGLLSRLRGIDWPSIDNAYRMLEARNALAHQAIRVQDDRPAGGDAFADALWREHQARMARLIGTLRTGGPEPDIARHDRHALRAIPVLLVVVAFAFSYSNRGGLLTDVVSFRAPAETAPDVRIDAWVTPPAHTSRAPVFLTGTGQAQSSEAAKGDIRIPQFSELTVRVTGGSGDEPVSYQVAGETAAIAIRPEEEKPKDEKVEAAKTEAVAKVPVAAVNGARTMHYKILKDGTLSVDGRTWAFSVIPDRVPEIAFDGIPKKTVASALEISFIAKDDYGLQEARAEIVPVEEQKDARPLYPLPEYRLDLPRRSAHDAKGTTSRNLSEHPLSGKRVKITLVAKDAAGQEGRSQPVEMVLPAKNFFEPLASAVAEQRQVFALDANKLPYAIALNEALTIRPEETIPNLTHYLLLQSAAARMKLARTDDQMRETADYLWEIALGIEDGNLSLADRRLREAQKALSEALERNASDAEIAELMKELREAMQAYMQELARQAAKNGQMQQNAQQQGQILRQQDLQRMMDQIENLARSGARDQAQQMLSELQRMMNNLQAGRPQQGQQGQQNDAMRQQMDKLGELMQKQQQLMEQTFQFDQALRDRQQRGDPMPGEDGEQQQQQQGDNGAGQQPTDQMTAEQLRDALKKLQEQQDALGKQLGEVQDALKGMGLEPGEGFGQAGREMKGASEALGQGQGESAVGSQGRALEALRQGAQNMMSQMQAMGQGQGPGEGMPQAGRNGRDPLGRERPVNGQGPDFGGPTKIPEEIDIQRAREILEEIRRRLGTGSSPSFERDYLERLLGIR
- a CDS encoding response regulator, whose translation is MAKILITEDEDSLRIFVARALRLDGHETVEAPDGAAGLDALTEGGFDLLLSDIRMPVMDGIELAHKASAAHPALKILLMTGYAEQRERADDLASKIVDVVSKPFSLPDIRRAVAQALAA
- the hpt gene encoding hypoxanthine phosphoribosyltransferase, encoding MHIVRGKKIETLYDAGQIAKRNEELAAQIASGPTKDLLVIAVLKGSFIFAADLTRALHAVGLAPEVEFITLSSYGTGTVSQGVKVIKDIDSDVHGRDILLIDDILESGRTLTFAKELMYERGARNVTIAVLLDKREKRKTDLEADYVGFECPDYFVVGYGMDVAYAFRELPFVGIVTGDAD
- the ftsE gene encoding cell division ATP-binding protein FtsE — protein: MIHFENVGLRYGMGPEILRDLTFDIPHRSFQFLTGPSGAGKTTLLRLLFLSLQPTRGIIRTFDREISTIPRDELPMLRRRIGIVFQDFRLLDHLTTYENVALPLRVRGKDESSYRADVLELLKWVGLGERINVLPAVLSGGEKQRAAIARALIDRPELLLADEPTGNVDPPMARRLLSLFLELNRLGTAVVIATHDLSLMDQVDQARRMILSQGRLDIYD
- a CDS encoding ABC transporter permease — translated: MTDTPRETAEDAQPARRLEMRVRPTAPIVPPSNVSGNALMLVIAIMAFLACLTFGAVNMVRATASSWQSQISREITIQIKPDDALDMEQALKDARDLALTFSGTRDGTIVDKAATARLLEPWLGEGLNLDELPVPRLVIVTIDEQSPPDFAAMRTALAQKIPTAFLDDHRTWVDRLVAMARTTAFIGTGVLVLVFSAMVLTVVFATRGALSGNRHIVEVLHFVGAEASFVASEFQKHFLKISLKGSFAGGFLAALFFAIAGFWQGRSIATPQSDQATALFGTFSMGLTGYLGIAGTIVVIALLTTLTARFTVMRTIHEIDLIRSDPSRTDQLPDT
- a CDS encoding YdcF family protein encodes the protein MNALERAKPDLPQGVRPEGEGRRRRKGPVRLAVRVVLALILIAAIAGAGGFLYFAETVASMEAPQDPKADAIVVLTGGYQRIDSAIGLLKQGAGQRLLISGVNPTTSGTQIRKLTQSSSALFECCVDMGYEAVDTIGNANETARWISDHQFRRVLVVTNNYHMPRSLLELRVSDPQTEFIAYPVVNSDLRNGNWLRQPGVMKAMLSEYLKYSLARIRAVIGARSWSGLRGDMSGLSGS
- a CDS encoding 1-acyl-sn-glycerol-3-phosphate acyltransferase translates to MIVFRSVLFNAVFYLNLIGQMIIMTPAYFLLPRKKAYGVAKNWAKSNHWLFDKIVGTTFDVEGLENVPQGSYIVAPKHQSFWDAYALLPWFDDPLYILKRELTWIPLFGWYLKKQRMVPVNRNARGKVMAAVMEQTKVEMKAGRQLIIYPEGTRRPPGAPPEYKYGIARLYRDLQVPVVPVVMHPGLFWPRRKFIRYPGHFKVRILPPIEPGMDPDAFLAHLIEVMETASDQLLIETVAGNPKLPLPPTAVQRLAELKAHAA
- a CDS encoding gamma-glutamylcyclotransferase, yielding MTVDMNEFWVFGYGSLMWNPGFEFEERQPAHLFGFRRSLCVRSWVHRGTEERPGLVLGLDRGGSCRGVAFRIAPEKYEAVVDYLRERELVTHVYKERTLSATLGDGRRITTLVYICDRAHQQFAGSLTIEEAARTVSASIGKSGHNMDYVRNTLIHLREMGIRDHWLEDVGRAAENLYIASPA